A genome region from Dolichospermum compactum NIES-806 includes the following:
- the cobJ gene encoding precorrin-3B C(17)-methyltransferase, which yields MNIRVCPAVVVLSQNSVTVGRKITNVLAGAKLYGLVNRTHDVDITFTNFGETLRELFAAGTPIIGICAAGILIRTIAPLLTDKGQEPPVLAVAEDGSAVVPLLGGLSGVNDLARQVGSALNIQPAITTTGDIRFHTALLSPPAGYHLANPEHGKKFIADLLAGGKVKLQGIAHWLSESNLPIDENGELIIQITENLGNSDANCLVYHPGKIAIALTSPEPDTITQIHQILAASNLAPAAVAGIFAPLQLANNSQLHSIATTLGVPTRFLHTNELTELVLAATGADSRIVSSPFSQIAVAISTQIINPDTIGQPQGKLAIIGTGPGASQWMSPQVKEILASATDLVGYKTYINLIGHLADGKRIHESDNRVEAERAYQALDLAASGKYVAVVSSGDPGIYAMAAAVFEVLEQYHKPEWQTIDIQVAPGISAMQAAAATIGAPLGHDFCVISLSDILKPWEIIAQRITAAAKSDFVIAFYNPVSKERTWQLAAAKKILMEHRKPNTPVVLGRNLGRKGEEVKVTTLKELEPALADMRTVIIIGSSHTRQIQQDHNIWVYTSRRYNSQE from the coding sequence ATGAATATTAGGGTATGCCCTGCGGTTGTGGTCTTGAGTCAAAATAGCGTTACAGTGGGGCGCAAAATTACTAATGTCTTAGCTGGTGCGAAATTATATGGTTTGGTTAATCGCACTCATGATGTTGATATTACCTTTACCAATTTTGGCGAAACTTTACGAGAACTATTCGCTGCTGGTACACCGATAATTGGTATTTGTGCAGCGGGGATTCTAATTAGAACAATTGCACCATTGTTAACTGACAAGGGACAAGAACCGCCAGTTTTAGCTGTAGCTGAAGATGGTAGTGCTGTTGTTCCGCTTTTGGGTGGTTTAAGTGGTGTAAATGATTTAGCGCGTCAAGTGGGGTCAGCACTGAATATCCAACCAGCAATTACCACAACGGGAGATATCCGCTTTCACACTGCTTTGTTATCTCCTCCTGCTGGATATCATTTAGCTAACCCAGAACATGGGAAAAAATTTATTGCTGATTTATTGGCTGGGGGAAAAGTTAAATTACAAGGAATAGCACATTGGTTGAGTGAGAGTAATTTACCTATTGATGAAAATGGTGAGTTAATTATTCAAATTACTGAAAATTTGGGTAATTCTGATGCTAATTGTTTAGTTTATCATCCTGGGAAAATTGCGATCGCTCTCACCAGCCCAGAACCAGATACAATCACTCAAATTCACCAAATCCTCGCAGCATCTAATTTAGCACCTGCCGCAGTGGCAGGAATATTTGCACCGCTACAACTGGCGAATAATTCCCAACTTCACTCTATAGCGACAACTTTGGGAGTTCCTACCCGTTTCCTACACACCAATGAACTAACGGAATTGGTTTTGGCGGCTACAGGTGCAGATAGTCGAATTGTATCATCCCCATTTTCCCAGATAGCTGTTGCCATTTCCACGCAAATTATCAACCCTGACACCATTGGACAACCCCAGGGCAAATTAGCGATTATTGGTACGGGTCCTGGTGCATCTCAATGGATGTCACCCCAGGTAAAGGAAATTTTGGCATCAGCGACGGATTTAGTCGGTTATAAAACTTATATTAATTTAATTGGACATCTCGCAGATGGTAAGCGAATTCATGAATCAGATAACCGCGTGGAAGCAGAGAGGGCATATCAGGCGCTAGATTTAGCTGCATCGGGAAAATATGTAGCAGTTGTATCTTCTGGCGACCCCGGTATTTACGCAATGGCGGCGGCAGTGTTTGAGGTTCTAGAGCAATATCATAAACCAGAATGGCAAACCATTGATATTCAAGTCGCCCCTGGTATTTCGGCTATGCAAGCCGCAGCAGCCACTATTGGTGCGCCTTTGGGGCATGATTTCTGTGTGATTTCTCTCTCTGACATTTTGAAACCTTGGGAAATTATCGCTCAACGAATTACCGCTGCGGCTAAAAGTGATTTTGTCATTGCTTTCTATAACCCTGTATCAAAAGAACGCACTTGGCAACTAGCCGCTGCGAAAAAGATTTTAATGGAACACCGTAAACCCAATACCCCAGTTGTGTTGGGACGAAATTTAGGAAGAAAGGGAGAAGAAGTCAAGGTTACGACTCTAAAGGAATTAGAACCAGCATTAGCAGATATGCGAACTGTGATTATTATTGGTTCTTCCCACACTCGACAAATCCAGCAAGATCATAATATTTGGGTTTATACTTCCCGCCGATATAATTCTCAGGAATGA